A region from the Eleginops maclovinus isolate JMC-PN-2008 ecotype Puerto Natales chromosome 17, JC_Emac_rtc_rv5, whole genome shotgun sequence genome encodes:
- the net1 gene encoding neuroepithelial cell-transforming gene 1 protein isoform X2, with the protein MVAYDELGSLVPIKRTLQVIDYQNQASKDSEEPSTKRVRPLGRVTSLANLISPVKTGAVRRFGQTIQASFRGDGKSPGVPQKPCSKAAAPTPPKRRNSMLWSETLDVHQKGTFSTKEIKRQEAIFELSRGEQDLIEDLQLARKAYHDPMLKLSIMSEEELNHIFGNLDAYIPLHEDLLVLLSKATKQDGTVGQIGQIVVDWLPRLNAYKDYCSNQLAAKALLDQKKQDRRVQDFLQRCIESPFSRKLDLWSFLDIPRSRLVKYPLLLKEILRHTPAEHPDAASLEEAITIMQGVLSDINMKKGESECKYYIDKLEYLDDRQKDPLIEQCKSLLCHGELRNKSGTKLHVFLFTEMLVLTRPVTRNERQCFQVYRQPIPVHDLVLEDLQDGDVRMGGSFRGAFSNADKAKNIFRVRSQDPSQAQSHTLQVNDVFHKQQWLNCLRSAISVHRPLNEPSTPLPPASVARFKRRPSSISAIVHMEETNENCPQRMSQSAPCSPSNSTTPSPSTTSPSSHSSLSSLSTTSSSSPLSSSTTNKSKKDKKSLCSLGKRKETMV; encoded by the exons ATGGTGGCTTACGATGAACTGGGTAGCTTGGTGCCTATCAAACGGACTCTGCAAGTGATAGACTACCAGAACCAAGCCAGCAAAGACTCAGAG GAACCCAGCACAAAGCGTGTCCGTCCTCTCGGCAGGGTGACGTCGCTAGCCAATCTCATCTCTCCGGTGAAGACTGGGGCCGTCCGGCGCTTCGGCCAAACCATCCAG GCCTCTTTCCGGGGCGATGGCAAGTCGCCGGGCGTTCCCCAGAAGCCTTGCAGCAAGGCGGCGGCCCCAACACCGCCCAAGAGGAGGAACAGCATGCTGTGGTCGGAGACGCTCGATGTCCACCAGAAGGGAACTTTCTCCACCAAAGAAATTAAGCGGCAGGAG GCCATATTTGAGCTGTCTCGTGGAGAACAGGACCTGATCGAGGACCTCCAGCTTGCACGCAAG GCGTACCACGACCCGATGCTGAAGCTCTCCATTATGTCTGAGGAGGAGCTCAATCACATCTTCGGAAACCTGGACGCCTACATCCCTCTGCATGAGGATCTCCTGGTGCTCCTGTCTAAAGCCACAAAGCAGGATGGGACTGTGGGACAGATCGGACAGATTGTAGTCGACTGG CTGCCACGGCTTAACGCCTACAAGGACTACTGCAGCAACCAGCTGGCCGCCAAGGCGCTGCTGGACCAGAAGAAACAGGACCGCCGGGTTCAGGACTTCCTGCAGCGCTGCATCGAGTCACCATTCAGCAGGAAGTTGGACCTGTGGAGCTTCCTGGACATCCCGCGCTCTCGCCTGGTCAAATACCCTCTTCTGCTCAAAGAAATACTGAGACACACTCCAGCAGAACATCCCGACGCCGCCAGCCTCGAGGAAGCG ATCACCATCATGCAAGGTGTGCTGTCCGACATCAACATGAAGAAGGGAGAGTCCGAGTGCAAGTATTACATCGACAAGCTGGAGTATCTGGACGACCGGCAGAAGGACCCTCTCATCGAGCAGTGCAAGAGCCTGCTGTGTCACGGGGAGCTGAGAAACAAGAGCGGCACG AAGCTGCACGTTTTCCTGTTCACCGAGATGCTGGTCCTGACCCGACCCGTCACCAGGAACGAACGCCAGTGTTTCCAGGTCTACCGTCAGCCGATCCCGGTGCACGATCTGGTGCTGGAGGACCTGCAGGACGGAGATGTAAGGATGGGCGGATCCTTCAGAGGCGCTTTCAGCAACGCAGACAAAG CTAAGAACATTTTCCGAGTGCGCTCCCAAGACCCGAGCCAGGCGCAGTCGCACACCCTGCAAGTCAACGACGTCTTCCACAAGCAGCAGTGGTTGAATTGCCTCCGCAGCGCTATTTCCGTCCACCGGCCGCTCAACGAGCCCTCAACGCCGTTGCCGCCTGCCAGCGTCGCACGCTTCAAGCGTCGTCCCTCCTCCATCTCCGCCATCGTACACATGGAGGAAACGAACGAGAACTGCCCGCAGCGGATGTCCCAATCCGCCCCCTGCTCGCCTAGCAACAGCACAACCCCCAGCCCCAGCACGACTTCCCCTTCCTCCCACTCCTCGTTGTCATCTTTGTCGACGACGTCATCCTCCTCGCCTCTTTCCTCATCCACAACGAACAAATCCAAAAAGGACAAGAAGTCTCTCTGTTCTTTAGGGAAGAGAAAAGAGACTATGGTGTGA